GCAGCGAGGCGGCGCTTATCGGGATGGTCTCGGACATCCGCTCGACCGCCAGCGGTCACTGGCTGGTCGAACTCGAGGACACCACCGGGACCTTCCCCTGTCTCGTGATGAAAGACCGGCCCATCGCCGACCTGGTCCAGCACCTGCTGTTCGACGAGGTCGTCGCCGTCGAGGGGACCTTGGCCGACGACGGCGGCATCCTCTTCGTCGACTCGCTGTACTTCCCCGACGTCCCCCGGACCCACAAACCGTCGACGGCCGACCGGCCGGTCCAGGCCGCGCTGATCTCGGACATCCACGTCGGCAGCCAGGAGTTCATGGCCGATGCCTGGCACCGTTTCACCGACTGGCTCCACACCCCCGAGGCCGAGCGCGTCGAGTACCTCCTCATCGCCGGCGACATGGTCGAGGGCGTCGGTATCTATCCCGACCAGGACGAGGAGCTGGACATCATCGACATCTACGAGCAGTACGAGCGGTTCTCGGAGTACCTCAAGGAGGTGCCCGGCGACATGGAGATCCGGATGATCCCGGGGAACCACGACGCCGTGCGCCTGGCCGAACCCCAGCCGGGCTTCGACGAGGAACTCCGGGACATCATGACCGCCCACGACGCGACGGTCCACTCGAACCCCTCCGTCGTCACCGTCGAGGGCGTCTCGGTGCTCATGTACCACGGCGTCTCACTCGACGAGGTCATCGCCGAACTCCCCGACGAGGAGGCCAGTTACGAGGAACCGTACAGGGCGATGTACCACCTCCTGAAGAAACGCCACGTCGCCCCGCAGTACGGCGGCCACACCCGCCTGGCCCCCGAGAAACAGGACTATCTGGTCATCGAGGACGTCCCCGACGTCTTCCACACCGGCCACGTCCACAAACTGGGCTGGGGCGAGTACCACAACGTGCTCGCACTCAACTCGGGGTGTTGGCAGGCCCAGACCGACTTCCAGAAGTCCGTCAACATCGATCCCGACGCCGGATACGCCCCGATTCTGGATCTGGACACGCTGGATATGACGGTCCGGAAGTTCACGTAACCCCACCTTTTTCGTCGTCGGGTCGGCGCAGGCGACCACTCCTCGAAAAACGTGGGCGAAAAAGGCCGTGACCCGCTTCGCTCGTCACGGTGAAACGACTCCCTCCGGTCGCGTATGCTCGACTTGTCCCGGGACCCAAACTACCGTCCGTATTTGCCGTTGTCTCGGGGCACTGGCGGGGTTCTCCGGTGTGGGGAATCTTTATTCTCCGGGAGGTGAAGATGCGTATCACATCATGAGCGACGACCACGGATTCGAGACAGACGCGCTGCACGTCGGGCAGGAAGAGCCGGGCACCGACGCCCGCTCGCGGGCCCCGCCGATCCACCAGACCACCTCGTACGTCTTCGAGGACGCCGACGACGCCGCCGCACAGTTCGCCCTGGAGAAGCCGGGGCACATCTACTCGCGCCTGATGAATCCCACCGTCGCGATGCTGCAGGAACGGCTCGCTGCACTCGAAGGCGGGGTGGGGGCCGTCGCGACGGCGTCGGGGATGGCGTCGCTGAACCTCGCGACCTTCCTGCTTGCCGACGTCGGCGACAACGTCGTCACGGCCTCGTCGCTCTACGGCGGCACCTACACCTACTACACCCACACCGCGCCGCGCAACGGCGTCGAGACCCGGTTCGTCGACACGCTGGACTACGAGGCCTACGAAGCGGCCATCGACGAAGACACGGCCTACGTCCACTGTGAGACCATCGGCAACCCGGCGCTGGTGACGCCGGACTTCGAGCGACTGGCAGCCATCGCCCACGACCACGGCGTCCCCTTCTTCGTCGACAACACCTTCGCGACGCCGTACCTGTGCAATCCCATCGAACACGGCGCGGACCTCGTCTGGAACTCCACGACCAAGTGGATCCACGGCCACGGCACCACCGTCGGCGGCGTGCTGGTCGACGGCGGGTCGTTCCCCTGGGACGAGTACGCCGAGAAGTACCCCGAGATCGGCGGCGACAACCCGGCCTATCACGGCGTGAACTTCCAGGAACGGTTCGGCGACGCCGCGTTCACCTACGCCGCCATCGCCCGCGGCCTGCGCGACCTGGGCTGTCAGCAGTCGCCCTTCGACGCCTGGCAGACGATGCAGGGTCTGGAGACGCTGCCCTCGCGGATGGACCGCCACTGCGCGAACGCGATGGCCGTCGCTGAACACCTCCAGGACCACCCCGAGGTGTCGTGGGTCACCTACCCCGGCCTCGAGGACCACGAGACCCACGACGCGGCCTCGACGTACCTCGACGGCGGCTACGGCGGCATGATAACCTTCGGGCTCGAGGCGGGCTACGAGGCCGCCCGGACGACGGTCGAGTCGACCGAGATCGCCTCGCTGCTGGCGAACGTCGGCGACGCGAAGACGCTCATCATCCACCCGGCGTCGACGACCCACCAGCAGCTCACCGACGAGGAGAAGGCCGCTGCCGGCGTCACCGACGACCTGGTGCGCCTCTCGGTGGGGACCGAGGCCGTCGAGGACATCAAGGCGGACCTCGATCAGGCCATCGACCAGGCGA
The DNA window shown above is from Haloarcula halobia and carries:
- a CDS encoding DNA-directed DNA polymerase II small subunit; amino-acid sequence: MPLETPARIVRELASRGYNAEREAVTRLADAPDPAAALDRALETMPADALKLTTDHVDAVLESHAERRESHRGQSEPGGTGADSETERYPPVSTGTAAPNPPDDGGAVPHETGGSRDVDLSLRAVEVANDMTGDSTGTGEYADFVAVFRDRYEKLASKLRGRVNHRPTDAIEAMGGGSEAALIGMVSDIRSTASGHWLVELEDTTGTFPCLVMKDRPIADLVQHLLFDEVVAVEGTLADDGGILFVDSLYFPDVPRTHKPSTADRPVQAALISDIHVGSQEFMADAWHRFTDWLHTPEAERVEYLLIAGDMVEGVGIYPDQDEELDIIDIYEQYERFSEYLKEVPGDMEIRMIPGNHDAVRLAEPQPGFDEELRDIMTAHDATVHSNPSVVTVEGVSVLMYHGVSLDEVIAELPDEEASYEEPYRAMYHLLKKRHVAPQYGGHTRLAPEKQDYLVIEDVPDVFHTGHVHKLGWGEYHNVLALNSGCWQAQTDFQKSVNIDPDAGYAPILDLDTLDMTVRKFT
- a CDS encoding O-acetylhomoserine aminocarboxypropyltransferase/cysteine synthase family protein, coding for MSDDHGFETDALHVGQEEPGTDARSRAPPIHQTTSYVFEDADDAAAQFALEKPGHIYSRLMNPTVAMLQERLAALEGGVGAVATASGMASLNLATFLLADVGDNVVTASSLYGGTYTYYTHTAPRNGVETRFVDTLDYEAYEAAIDEDTAYVHCETIGNPALVTPDFERLAAIAHDHGVPFFVDNTFATPYLCNPIEHGADLVWNSTTKWIHGHGTTVGGVLVDGGSFPWDEYAEKYPEIGGDNPAYHGVNFQERFGDAAFTYAAIARGLRDLGCQQSPFDAWQTMQGLETLPSRMDRHCANAMAVAEHLQDHPEVSWVTYPGLEDHETHDAASTYLDGGYGGMITFGLEAGYEAARTTVESTEIASLLANVGDAKTLIIHPASTTHQQLTDEEKAAAGVTDDLVRLSVGTEAVEDIKADLDQAIDQATN